A region of the Channa argus isolate prfri chromosome 3, Channa argus male v1.0, whole genome shotgun sequence genome:
CTGATAAGATGGCACACAGTCAAAGTCTAGGGCAGATTACCATACTGAGAGTCTGGGGGGAGAGAGATAGAAAACGGATGTGCctaatgtgagtgtgtgtgtaatgtgtaaatgtgcaaatatcTGGGTTAGAATCATAACAAATGGGAATCATACAAGTAGGCAACAGAATGCCCCACCTTCTCCTTCTTGTCATCCTGCAAAATCAAACCAGAGAGAAACAAATATCCACCTCAGAAGATGTTCCACTATTAACAAATGACTTGGCAAATGACTTGggataattttattattatttattaagtaTAGACAATAAGGCTGAGAATACATACTTGCTGAGAATGTACATATACACCACATTTTCACCAGAAATACCAAGTATTTTGACAGAGGTCAAAAGCTTCCAGGGTGACTGGAATGTAGCTGAAGAGGAGGCAGTGCAgcaaacagactttttttttgtattttatattatgaATAAACATAGATAAGAGCAAAGTTTTAATGTGGTTCTGTGATTGAATTACTCCCTACTGTGTGAATTGGCTGCTATCTTTAATCTTTCATTTGTGGGTTAGAAATCCTAATCAGATTAGTAGTCCAGCATTTCTTTAAGTATTTTGAAGGACCTCAATGTTCTGGGCCAGTACATGTTcagtaaacatatttaatatttgatttcaatctttttttatgGATCAATGAATCAATACCCACTGGCAGTTTTATGGCCAATAAAATTCAAGTTTGTGGTGATAGTATATTTAACTTATTgacaacaaaaaatatcaagATATGCACTTGGTTGCTGTTTAAGTTTTATAAAGTGTCTTTTTGTCAAGTGTAGGATTATTGTCCTGCCAAAGTGGGGCTTCCAGTCCAACACAGTTATCCAGGTATCAATGTAAAGccttttaaacaaagaaaaaacattgttttacattGGTGGATCATTTAAGACTACAATAGAGAATTATTACTTATAATGCCATAGCTACAATCAATTCCGTACATAAACATATCTTTGTAGGCTCTTtgccatgaaaaacaaaacaatctagTCTGTAATATGTGGCTTTAAGTTGGCTCTGCATGACTGCAGATTTAGGCCTCTCGTAGGGAGGAGCAGGTGGGCTCAATGAGCTAgtagatttttttataaatccaATAATGAGGATGTGCTCTGACAGCTGAGCAGACTCACCGTGACTAGAAACAGAAGTGCTGCTGCCTGCAGCCGGAGCACTGACTCCATATTAGACCCACATTGCTAATATATCTTGTATGCGTTTTGGCCAAACTAGCAAATTAGTTGGTTTGATAGATGGGCAGTCTGTGTGTCCATTGCTCACTTGGTCCAAAGTGACATTTTGGGAATTGGTTGAGACATTTGTTGTTCCCTAAAGAAATAGAAATCATGTTAGTGATTGTCTGGCTCTTATCTAATGTCGCCAACAGGTACTGTAAAATCTGGACTCCTATAGCTCTTCAGTTCACGTCAAGATTCTTCAACTGATGATGCTAATGAGGGGATTCTTGTCTCTGACTCAACTGGACATTATTATGAATGTTTATTACTAAATGTTAGCTGTACAAGCTCTAAAGTATCCTGACTCTAAGGCTTTTAAAGAACTGATAAAAGTTGCGCTGATGCATATGAATGCAGCTTTTAAATTTCAGCCAAAGACACACCCGGCCGGCATCCAAAATCTAAAGCAGCACCAAAGTCTGACTCTTGCAAGAGAGTCACATCTCCAGACAGGGATCCAGGCTGCATGGTATGATGACTCAGACTTCAGTAAAGCCTTCACTTTATAGAGGACTTACTGTATATTAGCCCAAACCATGATCTTTACCTAAACCTAATGAAGTTGCTTTTGTGTCCACACTTAACGTTTTTTGACACCATTAATGGGTTAacgtatttattttttaacaacatttttactGATTAGCTGTGGTGTTGTATTCAAGCTTAGAGACAAACAACCTGTATGGTCTGTAAAGTTGGTGGATGTGTTGGATCAACAAGGGTTACAACTGTTAAGCACTGCAGAGTGTGCAAGTATCAAATggtaaaacatacaaaatggcATAAAACATTAACTGGAAGTATGCACAGCTGTCTAGTGGTGCTGTTCTTGGGCTAAATGTTGCACTTTTTGCCACACTAGTcttccattttgttttcatcattagagCCATGTGGAAAGAGGCTCTGATGATACAGCATGTATTTTAAAGAGGTTTATGCACCTTTTACacaatatacattaaaaaacaacaactgcaaaGAGGTTAACTGTTCCTGTCGGTGCTTAGCTGTCTTGTACGACAATGAAAATGAGTTATAATATCTAGCGGGATAAGATTTCAACCGTAAGTGAGGTCAAAAATAGGCTATGATGCTGGTAAATATACAAGGAAAACTAATGTTTACGGGAGACAAAGCTCAGGCAATTACATCAAATCATTCCAAATGAAACAGTAAGAGATGATTTACAACCCACCAAAGCAGGGGCCAATCTGAGCGATGTATGAATCAGCAGTCCAGTCTCAGCAGAAGAGTCCTCTGAGAGTCTGGCAAAGGATTCACATATTAAGGACAATATTAAATCAGCCCAGTTGGCAGACTATCTGTGATTACTTTTcgcttttaaatgtttagctCATCATTTATACAGTTAGTGAAATGATAGAGATGTATGTCAAACACACTAGACATATCAGTAATTCAGCCTCATGGGTTGATGTTTTCCCATGCAGTTTGTCCGCTCTGTGACTCTGCCTCTTGACCTTTCCTCCCCTCCAGGCTCCCCGGTGGATTGTAGAGGCCTGTCCTTCTGCTTTAGCTACAAGGTCCAAGAATGGCAGCTGCAGTGTCACTGGGAAACTTCACAGCTTTGCCTATAGGCACTCCAGTAGTTAGAGCTGACCTGTTGGTGCCCGGTGGCTTTGGTTTCAGGTAGCTGATACGGAGGGTTATTATTATCTTTTGAATGATACAATTTTCATGATGTAATACGACATACgcatatacacaaaaaaactagGATATTTAACAAATGAAGGAAAACTGGTCATGAAAGATGAAGGTATGAAAGATGGCAGAGCCATTTCTATCAGTGCATCATATATAAATCGTGACCTGATTTAAAGTGATGCTCTTTTGTGGAGACTTGAACGCAACAGTAAATATGTGACGTGTGGGTGGAGCTGTAGGTTCAGACCTCCTGTTCCAGCTCTGACTTTGTGATCAGGGGCTCGTTACAAAGGATGCCGCCAGTGCAAAACCACCGTGTGGATGAAAATCACTGAAATGGAcctacatgtatttatttatttatttttattattatccatCTAAACCTATAATCTAAACCTCAGTTGTTTTTGAAAGGCGCTAAATGCTTTTCGTTTAAGCAGCATCATGCATACATTTGCCTGTAGTTATATGGACTTTTGGGCATAATTTTCATTTCTCTGACAGCCTTCGCTTTAGCATATTTTGACTGCGTGGACGCGCGCCTGGATCCCTGGCAGGGAAGGGAGCCtgaattaaaactgaaacacaatgGCTGAAACACTGCTGCCTTAGAAAACTTACACCAAAGTTGTCTTTATGGCgtttaaaaatgacagattCTAACTTGCTTAACGAAAGCAAACATGGGATCTATTTTACTGACGCTTTCAATGGATCCGTTGTGGACCAGGCATTTCCCAACGGCAGCATCACGACATGCAGGAACTTCACTATGGACTCACAGGTTGTCGGGGTTGGGGTCTTTCTCTCCGTTTTTATTTTGGTTGCGATTGTTGGGAACATTTTGGTCATCCTGTCTGTGGTTTGCAATAAGCAATTACAGACTGTCACGAACTTCTTCATCGTCAACTTGGCCATGGCAGACCTGCTGCTAAGCATTATCGTGCTGCCCTTCTCTGCTTCTTTAGAGGTACTGGGATGTTGGGTGTTTGGTCGGCTTTTCTGTAACATCTGGGCAGCGGTGGATGTGCTCTGCTGCACCGCATCCATCCTCAGCCTCTGTATCATCTCCGTCGACCGCTACATAGGCGTAAAATATTGCCTCAAGTACCCAAGCATTATGACAGAGAAAAGGGCAGTAGCTATTTTAATCCTAGTTTGGCTGTCATCCACAGTCATCTCTGTCGGACCGCTCCTGGGATGGAAGGAACCGCCGCCTGTGGACGAAAGTATCTGTAGGATCACAGAGGAGCCGGGCTACGcgctcttctcctctctcttctctttctacCTCCCGCTCATGGTCATACTCATCATGTACTTCAGGGTCTATGTGGTGGCCCGCAGAACTACTAAGAACCTGGAAGCGGGCGTCAAACGAGAGCGCAATAAGTCGATGGAAGTGGTCCTCCGGATCCACTGTCGCAGCGTGCTGGAGGACGCGCGTCCCAGCAGCTCAAAAGCCAGCAAAAACCACCCGTTTCGAAGTTCGCTATCAGTGCGGCTGATGAAGTTCTCCAGGGAGAAAAAGGCTGCGAAAACTCTCGCCATCGTTGTGGGGATGTTCATCCTCTGTTGGCTgccttttttcttcattctgcCGATGGGTATGTCTTCtaactttacatttgtgttcCTGCGTAAAAATGTATTGTAGTGCGTAACGGAACCCTAGGGATCCCGTCTGATTCATGTCAAACCTGCAAGTATGCACACAttcatttctcttttaaaaaaatcctgatAATTTCATATAGTGGTATGCGATTTTTTCAAAGCgattcatttatgtttaatgtggATAATTAACGTGGGTCACTTGGAGTCATTTAACTTTTTCAGTCAATGCAGTTCCTCCTCAAGACTGCGTAGATTTTCTGGCTGCAGGCATaagaaggtgaaaaaaaaaaaaccctgtacAGTAAGTAGCAGTATCAGAAAATACATAATGACATGCTGGATTTCACCCGCTGTTTATTTTGGAAACTATCCCAGGaattcaacaaaatgaaaattcttACAATGTTATAAACATAAATAGTTTCGGTCAGAAAAGGCCAACTGTGCGCTGTGACGATCCATGTGGCTTGTATTCATTCCTGTAATGTTTCTGAGAGCTGGCGAATATCACATTTTTGACTGGAGTCATAATAGACTGACATTCTTCAGTAATGAGCACTCTTAAACTCAGTGCTCGCACCACCTACAGACATCACAGCTGCTCACTTAAAATGCCACCTCCAGTGGGTTATCTGTCTGAATGAGTctcacacagaaatgtaaagtaaCGATGCATTGTAATAGCCTATTGGGGGTAGAGGGGTATTGAAATGTCAcggcaaaaacaacacattaaaatgtgATCTGGAAGACCGAAAAACATAATATTGATTTCAGTGTAAGTTAACTGATTACAGTACAGAAAGACTGACAGAAATCAGATATAAAGAAATTGTCAGAAGCATAATGTTTCCCAATGGTTGAAAGGTGCTCAGTGGGGATGACCAGTGCAAGTAATTATTGCTTTACATAAGTCAAACTGAATACTGCAACATGCATATAAAGCtgcactctcacacactctgtGGCGTCTTCAtgaattttcattttgcatatATTTCACATAATTGATTGTAAAAGCCCAAATGGCCAGCATCATATCAGGTATAGCACTCTCACAGCACTGTCATCCCTGCTGCACCTTAAAGTTTACAGAATTGAATTATTACAGCGAAGCCTgcaggggagagagagggtgCAAGAAATGAAATGGGTGCTGCTAATCTACTTTATTGGATTAATGAGAGTGAA
Encoded here:
- the adra1d gene encoding alpha-1A adrenergic receptor, which gives rise to MTDSNLLNESKHGIYFTDAFNGSVVDQAFPNGSITTCRNFTMDSQVVGVGVFLSVFILVAIVGNILVILSVVCNKQLQTVTNFFIVNLAMADLLLSIIVLPFSASLEVLGCWVFGRLFCNIWAAVDVLCCTASILSLCIISVDRYIGVKYCLKYPSIMTEKRAVAILILVWLSSTVISVGPLLGWKEPPPVDESICRITEEPGYALFSSLFSFYLPLMVILIMYFRVYVVARRTTKNLEAGVKRERNKSMEVVLRIHCRSVLEDARPSSSKASKNHPFRSSLSVRLMKFSREKKAAKTLAIVVGMFILCWLPFFFILPMGSFFPALKPSENVFKVVFWLGYFNSCINPMIYPCSSKEFQRAFTRLLRCQCHQRRRVLRRFYDQRWRTAVKGMKDQRGDIKPGCPVHESCGSSFLHGRKGRSLGFNRWSLFPPLEKSSFQLKEKVNNLSNKIKGGTGKGATPAVGRIDIVDTVSMGIYNSCEESSYQLYELADCYGLKETDI